In Stenotrophomonas sp. 610A2, one DNA window encodes the following:
- a CDS encoding response regulator, translated as MGSLEGTRVLVVENDELNAMLLQMQLEMEGMQVGGVAASVSAALQMIDELQPQLVFLDYWLACNENSSPVAECLRQRGIPFLVATGMEINQLPAVFDAGVKLSKPYTGSDLSQALRRALAPA; from the coding sequence ATGGGCTCGCTCGAAGGCACGAGAGTGCTGGTCGTGGAGAACGACGAGTTGAATGCCATGCTGCTGCAGATGCAGCTGGAGATGGAAGGCATGCAGGTTGGCGGTGTTGCCGCCTCGGTCAGCGCTGCCCTGCAGATGATCGACGAGCTGCAGCCACAACTGGTTTTCCTGGACTATTGGCTGGCATGCAATGAGAACAGCAGCCCGGTTGCCGAATGTCTGAGGCAGCGTGGCATTCCATTCCTGGTTGCTACCGGCATGGAAATCAACCAGCTTCCAGCGGTGTTCGATGCCGGCGTAAAGCTTTCCAAGCCCTATACCGGCAGTGATCTCAGCCAGGCACTGCGTCGCGCACTTGCTCCGGCCTGA
- a CDS encoding Tex family protein, with amino-acid sequence MQDIKLAQQIAQTIADEIGAQAAQTKAAIALLDEGASVPFIARYRKEVTGGLDDTQLRNLESRLTYLRELEDRRKAVLSSIDEQGKLSDALREQIMGADTKSRLEDLYLPYKQKRRTRAQIAREAGLEPLADGLLGDPMLDPQVFAAGFVDAEKGVADTKAALEGARAILMERWGEDAALVGELRSWLAGNGIIRARVAEGKEAEGAKYRDYFEHAEALAKIPSHRLLALFRARREEFLFLELDPGSDVEAGHQYAEGRVAFNAGIANKERPADRWLLDACRLTWRAKLHMHLLLDLFNQAREKAEAEAITVFGDNLKDLMLAAPAGPKAVLGLDPGIRTGCKIAVVDATGKLLATDTVYPHEPRRQWEQSLQTIKQLCIKHNVELIAIGNGTASRETDKLAGEAIAACGNSKLQKVVVSEAGASVYSASEFAAKEFPELDVSLRGAVSIARRLQDPLAELVKIEPKAIGVGQYQHDVDQFRLAKALDARVEDCVNAVGVFVNTASAALLTRVSGLSATVAENIVRHRDENGPFKRRKDLLKVSRLGDKTFEQCAGFLRIADGDEPLDASAVHPEAYPVVERIVAAAAKPIKALLGDGSYLRSLKAEQFTDDKFGVPTVRDILKEMEKPGRDPRPEFKAARFAEGVEDIKDLREGMILEGVVSNVAAFGAFVDIGVHQDGLIHISALSDTFVKDPRDVVKAGDIVKVKVLEVDVARKRIALTRRLEDTPAPARKPERDERNAGQGRGPGAGRDGGQRPRNPGNGGGRPAVSAAPANNALADAFARAKRGS; translated from the coding sequence ATGCAAGACATCAAGCTCGCGCAGCAGATCGCGCAGACAATCGCCGACGAGATCGGCGCACAGGCCGCTCAAACCAAGGCAGCCATCGCGCTGCTTGATGAGGGCGCCAGCGTTCCGTTCATCGCCCGCTACCGCAAGGAAGTGACCGGCGGCCTGGACGACACCCAACTGCGTAATCTTGAGAGTCGTCTTACCTATCTGCGTGAGCTCGAGGATCGCCGCAAGGCAGTCCTGTCCAGCATTGACGAACAGGGCAAGCTCAGCGACGCCTTGCGCGAGCAGATCATGGGCGCGGATACCAAGTCGCGGCTGGAAGATCTGTACCTGCCTTACAAGCAGAAGCGTCGCACGCGTGCGCAGATCGCGCGCGAAGCAGGGCTGGAGCCGCTGGCCGACGGTCTGCTCGGCGATCCGATGTTGGACCCGCAGGTCTTTGCTGCTGGGTTTGTCGATGCCGAAAAGGGTGTCGCCGATACCAAGGCTGCACTGGAGGGCGCGCGCGCCATCCTGATGGAGCGTTGGGGCGAAGACGCCGCGTTGGTTGGTGAGTTGCGCAGCTGGTTGGCTGGCAACGGCATCATCCGTGCGCGGGTAGCTGAAGGCAAAGAAGCCGAAGGCGCCAAATACCGCGATTACTTCGAGCATGCCGAAGCGTTGGCAAAGATTCCCTCGCACCGTTTGCTGGCCTTGTTCCGCGCGCGTCGCGAGGAATTCCTGTTCCTTGAGTTGGACCCGGGCAGCGATGTTGAAGCCGGGCACCAGTATGCGGAAGGCCGCGTTGCGTTCAACGCGGGCATCGCAAACAAGGAGCGCCCGGCCGATCGCTGGCTGCTGGATGCCTGCCGCCTGACCTGGCGCGCCAAGCTGCATATGCACCTGCTGCTGGACTTGTTCAATCAGGCGCGCGAGAAAGCCGAGGCCGAGGCGATCACGGTGTTCGGCGATAACCTGAAAGATCTGATGCTGGCAGCGCCGGCTGGGCCGAAGGCAGTACTGGGGCTGGATCCGGGCATCCGTACCGGTTGCAAAATCGCCGTGGTCGATGCGACCGGCAAGCTGCTGGCCACCGATACGGTGTATCCGCACGAACCGCGCCGGCAGTGGGAGCAGTCGCTGCAGACGATCAAACAGCTGTGCATCAAGCACAACGTCGAGCTGATCGCGATTGGCAACGGCACCGCCAGCCGCGAGACCGACAAGCTGGCCGGTGAGGCAATCGCTGCCTGCGGCAATTCCAAACTGCAGAAAGTGGTGGTCAGCGAAGCCGGCGCCTCGGTGTATTCCGCGTCTGAGTTTGCTGCCAAGGAATTCCCGGAGTTGGATGTGTCGCTGCGCGGGGCGGTCTCGATTGCGCGGCGCCTGCAGGATCCCTTGGCCGAACTGGTCAAGATCGAGCCCAAGGCCATAGGCGTGGGCCAATACCAGCATGATGTCGACCAGTTCCGCCTGGCCAAGGCCCTGGACGCGCGGGTCGAGGACTGCGTCAACGCGGTTGGCGTCTTCGTCAACACGGCATCTGCAGCGTTGTTGACCCGCGTTTCGGGTCTGTCTGCGACGGTGGCCGAGAACATCGTTCGTCACCGCGACGAGAACGGCCCGTTCAAGCGCCGCAAGGATCTGTTGAAGGTGTCGCGCCTGGGCGACAAGACCTTTGAGCAATGCGCTGGCTTCCTGCGGATCGCCGATGGCGACGAGCCGCTGGACGCCTCCGCGGTTCACCCGGAAGCGTATCCGGTGGTCGAGCGCATCGTCGCTGCCGCGGCAAAGCCGATCAAGGCGCTATTGGGTGATGGCAGTTACCTGCGCAGTCTGAAGGCCGAGCAGTTCACCGACGACAAGTTCGGTGTGCCGACCGTGCGCGACATCCTCAAGGAAATGGAGAAGCCAGGCCGCGATCCACGCCCCGAGTTCAAGGCCGCGCGTTTTGCCGAGGGCGTCGAGGACATCAAGGATCTGCGCGAAGGCATGATTCTGGAAGGCGTTGTCAGCAACGTCGCCGCGTTTGGTGCCTTCGTCGATATCGGTGTGCACCAGGATGGCCTGATCCACATCTCGGCCTTGTCCGATACCTTCGTCAAAGACCCGCGCGACGTGGTCAAGGCGGGCGATATCGTCAAGGTCAAAGTGCTGGAGGTGGATGTGGCGCGCAAGCGCATCGCGTTGACCCGGCGTCTGGAAGATACGCCCGCGCCCGCCAGGAAGCCCGAGCGTGATGAGCGCAATGCGGGGCAGGGGCGTGGCCCGGGTGCTGGACGTGATGGTGGCCAGCGTCCGCGCAATCCGGGCAATGGCGGTGGCCGGCCGGCAGTGTCTGCTGCGCCGGCGAACAATGCACTGGCCGATGCGTTCGCAAGGGCAAAGCGCGGCAGCTGA
- a CDS encoding YfeK family protein, which produces MKKLVRNLLMAASLALVALPAAAAPNAATQHEISGLMQALETSGCRFQRNGTWYDAVAARGHLQRKYDYLLKRDMVDSSEQFIDRAASRSSMSGKAYKVSCSGAQEQDASAWFLQQLRRLRAPAG; this is translated from the coding sequence ATGAAGAAGCTGGTTCGTAATTTGCTGATGGCCGCAAGTTTGGCACTGGTGGCACTGCCTGCAGCTGCCGCTCCCAATGCGGCAACACAGCATGAGATCAGTGGCTTGATGCAGGCGCTGGAAACCTCCGGCTGCCGTTTTCAGCGCAATGGCACCTGGTACGACGCAGTGGCTGCGCGCGGCCATTTGCAGCGCAAATACGATTACCTGCTCAAGCGCGACATGGTCGACAGCAGCGAGCAGTTCATCGATCGTGCCGCCAGCCGCAGCAGCATGAGTGGCAAGGCGTACAAGGTCTCCTGCAGCGGCGCGCAGGAGCAGGACGCCTCGGCGTGGTTCCTGCAGCAACTGCGTCGCCTGCGTGCGCCGGCTGGCTGA
- the phaC gene encoding class III poly(R)-hydroxyalkanoic acid synthase subunit PhaC, protein MKGPLGFGNDDLLQETLQWQRKLVDGLKLLPGVEDVDYGVTERQEVWSDGKVKLYRFVSDQADASKPPLLIVYALVNRPYMVDLQDGRSLVQKLLALGQDVYVLDWGYPDRSERFLTLEDYLLRYIDGAVDHLRAQRDNAPVNLLGICQGGVFALCYSALRPHKVQNLISMVTPVDFHTADNMLSHWARHVDVDLFVDTLGNIPADLMNASYLMLKPFRLNVQKYVGLMDILDDKQALEDFLRMEKWIFDSPDLAGETFREFVKQFYQGNGLMNGSIRIGDEVVDLAKVQMPILNIYAEQDHLVPPSASKAMQAQVGSTDYTELGFRGGHIGIYVSGRAQREVPGAINDWLGERV, encoded by the coding sequence ATGAAGGGCCCGCTTGGTTTTGGCAATGACGACCTGTTGCAGGAAACCCTGCAATGGCAGCGTAAGCTTGTCGATGGCTTGAAGCTGCTGCCCGGCGTTGAAGACGTGGACTATGGCGTCACCGAGCGCCAGGAAGTGTGGAGCGACGGCAAGGTCAAGTTGTATCGCTTCGTCAGCGATCAGGCCGATGCCAGCAAGCCGCCCTTGCTGATTGTCTACGCCTTGGTCAACCGGCCTTACATGGTTGACCTGCAGGACGGGCGCTCGCTGGTGCAGAAGCTGCTGGCGCTTGGCCAGGACGTCTACGTGCTGGACTGGGGCTACCCGGACCGCTCCGAGCGCTTCCTTACCCTGGAAGACTATCTGCTGCGTTACATCGACGGCGCGGTCGACCACCTGCGTGCGCAGCGTGATAATGCACCGGTCAACCTGCTTGGCATCTGCCAGGGCGGTGTTTTTGCGCTGTGCTACAGCGCGCTGCGCCCGCACAAAGTGCAGAACCTGATCAGCATGGTGACGCCGGTGGACTTCCACACTGCGGACAACATGCTCTCGCATTGGGCGCGGCATGTGGACGTGGATCTGTTCGTCGACACCCTGGGCAACATCCCGGCTGATCTGATGAACGCCAGTTACCTGATGCTCAAGCCATTCCGCTTGAACGTGCAGAAATACGTGGGCTTGATGGACATCCTCGACGACAAGCAAGCCCTCGAGGACTTCCTGCGGATGGAAAAGTGGATCTTCGATTCACCGGATCTGGCGGGCGAAACGTTCCGCGAGTTCGTCAAACAGTTCTATCAAGGCAATGGCCTGATGAATGGCAGCATCCGCATCGGCGACGAGGTGGTGGATCTGGCCAAGGTGCAGATGCCGATCTTGAACATCTATGCCGAGCAGGACCATCTGGTTCCGCCGTCCGCATCCAAGGCGATGCAGGCGCAGGTTGGCAGCACCGATTACACCGAGCTGGGTTTTCGCGGTGGCCACATCGGCATCTATGTGTCGGGGCGCGCCCAGCGCGAAGTGCCTGGCGCCATCAATGATTGGTTGGGTGAGCGAGTATGA
- the phaE gene encoding class III poly(R)-hydroxyalkanoic acid synthase subunit PhaE — MAAGNNDNTDFEASMRGYWEAWSQTMQGTGAAAGGDFPWRESIAQWTRLVSTDTPPEVQALGARFQHQAGDWLGMMQQVAARFAGKDTSASEVAGAWREAVQAGQGDDLLQWMLGAARGGNALNDQPWLREFAKAAQSGFGGGDWLNAPAFGPAREHQARWQALLKIQQEYQARAEAYVDTIRAVLDDAFKRFEAKLAEHEVPGSQLTSARAMFDLWIDAAEEAYAKVALSEDFQRIYGELANAQMRLRAASQSELERACDAMGVPTRTEMDAAHRRIAELERQVRRLIAATQQASPAAQGAAAGKAATPSQPKPAVKPVKPVPKQAVTKVSKAVVKKSAGKSAQKPAAKKVVAKKVAAKKTAAAAKPKAAPARRRSSK, encoded by the coding sequence ATGGCGGCAGGCAACAACGACAACACGGATTTCGAGGCCAGCATGCGCGGCTACTGGGAGGCGTGGTCACAGACCATGCAAGGTACCGGTGCGGCGGCGGGCGGCGATTTCCCCTGGCGTGAAAGCATTGCCCAGTGGACCCGCTTGGTCAGCACCGACACGCCTCCGGAAGTACAGGCGCTGGGCGCGCGTTTCCAGCATCAGGCCGGCGATTGGTTGGGCATGATGCAGCAGGTGGCCGCGCGCTTTGCCGGCAAAGACACCTCGGCGTCGGAAGTGGCCGGCGCATGGCGCGAAGCGGTGCAGGCGGGGCAGGGTGATGACCTGCTGCAGTGGATGCTGGGCGCCGCACGCGGCGGCAACGCACTGAACGACCAGCCTTGGCTGCGCGAGTTCGCCAAGGCGGCACAAAGCGGCTTCGGCGGCGGCGACTGGTTGAACGCACCGGCATTTGGCCCGGCCCGTGAGCACCAGGCACGCTGGCAGGCCTTGCTGAAGATCCAGCAGGAATACCAGGCGCGCGCCGAAGCTTATGTGGACACCATTCGCGCGGTTCTGGACGACGCATTCAAGCGTTTCGAGGCCAAGCTGGCCGAGCACGAAGTGCCCGGCAGCCAGCTGACCAGCGCCCGTGCGATGTTCGATCTATGGATCGATGCCGCTGAGGAAGCCTACGCAAAGGTAGCCCTCTCCGAAGACTTCCAACGCATCTATGGGGAGTTGGCCAACGCCCAGATGCGGCTGCGCGCAGCCTCGCAGAGCGAGCTGGAGCGCGCCTGCGATGCGATGGGCGTGCCCACCCGCACTGAAATGGATGCCGCGCATCGGCGCATCGCCGAGCTTGAGCGGCAGGTACGGCGTTTGATTGCTGCTACTCAGCAGGCGAGCCCGGCAGCGCAGGGCGCAGCAGCGGGCAAGGCGGCAACGCCTTCGCAGCCCAAGCCCGCTGTCAAGCCGGTGAAACCTGTGCCAAAACAGGCAGTGACAAAGGTGTCGAAAGCAGTCGTCAAGAAGTCTGCCGGGAAATCCGCGCAGAAGCCTGCAGCCAAGAAGGTTGTAGCAAAGAAAGTGGCGGCGAAGAAAACCGCTGCCGCCGCCAAGCCGAAAGCAGCACCGGCCCGCCGCAGGAGCAGCAAATGA
- a CDS encoding CDP-alcohol phosphatidyltransferase family protein, whose protein sequence is MKRHFSMLREFQLADWFTLGNAFCGTGAVFAAMRFLQDGERGFLMFGMALIPLAFIFDALDGRVARWRQSSSTLGRELDSLADVISFGVAPAALAYACGMQGGWDWLILSYFVCCGVSRLARYNVTAEEIAGESDKVPYFEGTPIPTSLALVIVLALAAHFSAIGPALWGGSWQLGPWQLHPLVLLFALSGSLMISKTLRIPKP, encoded by the coding sequence ATGAAACGCCATTTCTCGATGCTCCGTGAGTTCCAGCTTGCCGATTGGTTCACCCTCGGCAACGCCTTCTGCGGCACCGGTGCGGTGTTCGCGGCGATGCGCTTCCTGCAGGATGGCGAACGCGGCTTCCTGATGTTCGGCATGGCCTTGATCCCGCTGGCCTTCATCTTCGATGCGCTGGATGGGCGCGTTGCCCGTTGGCGGCAGTCCTCGTCCACCTTGGGGCGCGAGCTGGATTCGCTGGCCGACGTCATTTCCTTTGGTGTGGCGCCGGCGGCACTTGCGTATGCCTGCGGTATGCAGGGCGGCTGGGACTGGCTTATCCTGAGCTACTTCGTCTGCTGCGGTGTCAGCCGACTGGCCCGTTACAACGTCACTGCCGAGGAGATCGCCGGTGAGTCGGACAAGGTGCCGTATTTCGAAGGCACGCCGATCCCCACCAGCCTGGCGCTGGTCATCGTCCTGGCCCTGGCGGCCCACTTCAGTGCGATTGGTCCGGCGCTGTGGGGCGGCAGCTGGCAGCTGGGGCCGTGGCAGTTGCATCCGTTGGTGCTGCTGTTCGCGCTGTCCGGCTCGTTGATGATCAGCAAGACGCTGCGTATTCCCAAGCCCTGA
- a CDS encoding class I SAM-dependent methyltransferase translates to MLDTPTLAAQLRQPHGDAALAVADSMNRSNGELNKAAISLLAVLPGEHVLEIGPGNAAFAPLLLKAPGSRYLGIELSPEMVRAGNARLADAGLAERAALQLGDANALALEDACVDAVLAVNISYFWPSLPPVLGELARVLRPGGRLCLAFGDPAFMRTLAFSAHDFHLYTREDFEHALHSTGQFARPAWHSHQETGISNDGRQVQKHFHILLAQRE, encoded by the coding sequence ATGCTGGACACCCCCACCCTGGCCGCGCAGTTGCGGCAGCCCCATGGCGATGCCGCACTGGCGGTCGCTGACTCGATGAACCGCAGCAACGGCGAGCTCAACAAAGCCGCGATCAGCTTGCTGGCAGTACTGCCCGGTGAGCACGTACTGGAGATCGGCCCCGGCAATGCCGCCTTCGCTCCCTTGCTGCTGAAAGCACCGGGCAGTCGCTATCTCGGCATCGAGCTGTCGCCGGAAATGGTGCGGGCAGGCAATGCCAGGCTTGCTGATGCGGGATTGGCAGAACGCGCGGCACTGCAGCTGGGCGACGCCAATGCACTTGCGCTGGAAGATGCCTGCGTCGACGCCGTGCTGGCAGTCAACATCAGCTACTTCTGGCCGTCATTGCCGCCGGTGCTGGGCGAACTGGCACGCGTGCTGCGTCCGGGCGGCAGGCTGTGCCTGGCGTTCGGCGACCCGGCGTTCATGCGAACGCTGGCCTTCAGCGCCCACGACTTCCATCTGTACACGCGCGAAGACTTCGAACATGCCCTGCACTCGACCGGGCAGTTTGCTCGCCCGGCATGGCACAGCCATCAGGAGACGGGCATCAGCAACGACGGCCGGCAGGTGCAGAAGCACTTCCACATCCTGCTGGCACAACGCGAATGA
- a CDS encoding NUDIX hydrolase produces the protein MPYTPIMATLGYVLSADGSKALMIHRNTRPGDMHLGKYNGLGGKMEADEDILACMHREIREEAGIECGTTRLRGSISWPGFGKNGEDWFAFIFVIDDFTGTPMEVNREGTLEWVAVDQLESLPLWEGDRHFLPLVFDADPRPFHGVMPYRDGRMQSWSYTRL, from the coding sequence ATGCCGTACACCCCGATTATGGCCACGCTCGGCTACGTACTGTCCGCCGACGGCAGCAAGGCCTTGATGATCCACCGCAATACCCGTCCCGGTGACATGCACCTGGGCAAGTACAACGGGCTGGGCGGCAAGATGGAAGCCGACGAGGACATCCTCGCCTGCATGCATCGCGAGATTCGCGAAGAGGCGGGCATCGAGTGCGGCACGACGCGCCTGCGCGGCAGCATCAGCTGGCCTGGCTTCGGCAAGAACGGCGAGGACTGGTTCGCCTTCATCTTCGTCATTGATGACTTCACCGGCACGCCGATGGAAGTGAATCGCGAAGGCACTCTGGAATGGGTGGCGGTGGACCAGTTGGAGTCGCTGCCGTTGTGGGAGGGCGACCGCCATTTCCTGCCGCTGGTGTTCGATGCGGACCCGCGCCCGTTCCACGGCGTGATGCCGTACCGCGACGGACGCATGCAGTCCTGGAGCTACACCCGCCTGTAA
- a CDS encoding DUF1249 domain-containing protein, translating into MAGALSRIDRIPRLSRLGWLMGLYAENHDHLMRLFAPDRLHVGSHLSSVGDGLDVRLDVIECHRYTVELRLTYDLCDPVTGEPDPSAFVRLYRDARQAETTHCYVGRRWQDVMGMYPPPEALISHRMRMNTFLGKWLEYLAERGHSVATLRRVDETVVPMRRMDVLPS; encoded by the coding sequence ATGGCAGGCGCACTTTCCCGCATCGATCGCATCCCCAGGCTCAGCCGGCTCGGCTGGCTGATGGGCTTGTATGCGGAGAATCATGATCATTTGATGCGGCTGTTCGCGCCGGATCGTCTGCATGTCGGCAGTCACCTTTCAAGCGTCGGCGATGGCCTGGACGTGCGCCTGGATGTGATCGAATGCCACCGCTATACGGTGGAGCTGCGTCTGACCTACGACCTTTGCGATCCGGTCACCGGCGAGCCGGATCCCTCCGCGTTCGTGCGTCTGTACCGCGATGCACGCCAGGCCGAAACCACGCATTGCTACGTGGGCCGGCGCTGGCAGGACGTGATGGGTATGTATCCGCCGCCGGAAGCGCTGATCAGCCACCGCATGCGCATGAATACCTTCCTTGGGAAATGGCTGGAATATCTGGCCGAGCGCGGCCACAGCGTTGCCACGCTGCGCCGTGTCGACGAGACTGTCGTGCCAATGCGACGCATGGATGTGCTGCCGAGCTGA